In a genomic window of Bacillus rossius redtenbacheri isolate Brsri chromosome 4 unlocalized genomic scaffold, Brsri_v3 Brsri_v3_scf4_2, whole genome shotgun sequence:
- the LOC134542492 gene encoding uncharacterized protein LOC134542492 isoform X2, with protein MPKKGNTRPRYVCENVRRSSRRPINQRDVLREEPLAMGEWKFEERLRLLHAMKKYGHDDVDKLSAEVPTRTANQIRTYIRSWLKLAQRVCKSKKDNGRLKITKHAKLVGRIPLERDINPNNTSKAPLDQWLELIEENMPASLRERSFLVGKAFKYISLFEIQPRPEDCEGINFRAVYEFMYCMLNGLPYKNMNKETTQYVLDLIKALARHVASSEYKAHMAFLDTVCRVNLGKDNCRCYQGKKMSSKSEAGLRPRRQDNAPLRGAAGRAGLQPAGGARGAPEAGAERRGRPGRDAGGAGRHQDPPGAGEGPAAQGPEDLQQARAVVEGGGPVVRASRVCPPHWRYSRFIS; from the exons ATG CCAAAGAAAGGAAATACTCGCCCCAGGTACGTATGCGAAAATGTTCGGAGGAGTTCGAGGAGACCCATCAACCAGCGAGACGTGCTGCGGGAAGAACCTCTGGCCATGGGCGAGTGGAAGTTCGAGGAGCGGCTGCGGCTGCTGCACGCGATGAAGAAGTACGGACACGACGACGTGGACAAGCTGAGCGCGGAGGTGCCGACGAGGACGGCCAACCAGATCCGCACCTACATCCGCTCGTGGCTGAAGCTGGCGCAGCGGGTGTGCAAGAGCAAGAAGGACAACGGCAGGCTGAAGATCACCAAGCACGCCAAGCTGGTGGGGCGGATCCCCCTGGAGCGCGACATCAACCCCAACAACACCAGCAAGGCACCGCTGGACCAGTGGCTGGAGCTGATCGAGGAGAACATGCCCGCATCGCTACGGGAGAGGTCTTTCCTGGTCGGCAAAGCTTTCAAGTACATCTCCCTGTTCGAGATCCAGCCACGGCCCGAGGATTGTGAAGGAATCAATTTCAG GGCAGTGTATGAATTCATGTACTGCATGTTGAATGGACTGCCTTACAAGAACATGAACAAGGAAACAACGCAGTATGTGCTGGACTTGATCAAGGCGCTGGCGAGACATGTTGCCAGCTCCGAATACAAAGCGCACATGGCGTTCTTGGATACCGTTTGCCGGGTGAACTTGGGCAAAGATAATTGTCGATGCTATCAAGGGAAAAAAATGTCATCAAAAAGCGAggcag GGCTACGACCCAGACGACAGGATAACGCCCCTCTTCGAGGAGCTGCTGGACGAGCCGGGCTTCAACCCGCTGGGGGTGCCCGCGGGGCTCCTGAAGCAGGCGCGGAGCGACGAGGTCGACCTGGACGAGATGCTGGCGGAGCCGGTCGCCACCAAGACCCTCCAGGCGCTGGAGAGGGACCTGCAGCGCAAGGTCCGGAGGATCTACAGCAAGCCCGTGCAGTGGTGGAGGGCGGAGGACCAGTAGTGAGGGCCTCGCGGGTCTGTCCACCGCACTGGCGGTATTCTCGTTTCATAAGCTAG
- the LOC134542492 gene encoding uncharacterized protein LOC134542492 isoform X1 has protein sequence MPKKGNTRPRYVCENVRRSSRRPINQRDVLREEPLAMGEWKFEERLRLLHAMKKYGHDDVDKLSAEVPTRTANQIRTYIRSWLKLAQRVCKSKKDNGRLKITKHAKLVGRIPLERDINPNNTSKAPLDQWLELIEENMPASLRERSFLVGKAFKYISLFEIQPRPEDCEGINFRAVYEFMYCMLNGLPYKNMNKETTQYVLDLIKALARHVASSEYKAHMAFLDTVCRVNLGKDNCRCYQGKKMSSKSEGYDPDDRITPLFEELLDEPGFNPLGVPAGLLKQARSDEVDLDEMLAEPVATKTLQALERDLQRKVRRIYSKPVQWWRAEDQ, from the exons ATG CCAAAGAAAGGAAATACTCGCCCCAGGTACGTATGCGAAAATGTTCGGAGGAGTTCGAGGAGACCCATCAACCAGCGAGACGTGCTGCGGGAAGAACCTCTGGCCATGGGCGAGTGGAAGTTCGAGGAGCGGCTGCGGCTGCTGCACGCGATGAAGAAGTACGGACACGACGACGTGGACAAGCTGAGCGCGGAGGTGCCGACGAGGACGGCCAACCAGATCCGCACCTACATCCGCTCGTGGCTGAAGCTGGCGCAGCGGGTGTGCAAGAGCAAGAAGGACAACGGCAGGCTGAAGATCACCAAGCACGCCAAGCTGGTGGGGCGGATCCCCCTGGAGCGCGACATCAACCCCAACAACACCAGCAAGGCACCGCTGGACCAGTGGCTGGAGCTGATCGAGGAGAACATGCCCGCATCGCTACGGGAGAGGTCTTTCCTGGTCGGCAAAGCTTTCAAGTACATCTCCCTGTTCGAGATCCAGCCACGGCCCGAGGATTGTGAAGGAATCAATTTCAG GGCAGTGTATGAATTCATGTACTGCATGTTGAATGGACTGCCTTACAAGAACATGAACAAGGAAACAACGCAGTATGTGCTGGACTTGATCAAGGCGCTGGCGAGACATGTTGCCAGCTCCGAATACAAAGCGCACATGGCGTTCTTGGATACCGTTTGCCGGGTGAACTTGGGCAAAGATAATTGTCGATGCTATCAAGGGAAAAAAATGTCATCAAAAAGCGAg GGCTACGACCCAGACGACAGGATAACGCCCCTCTTCGAGGAGCTGCTGGACGAGCCGGGCTTCAACCCGCTGGGGGTGCCCGCGGGGCTCCTGAAGCAGGCGCGGAGCGACGAGGTCGACCTGGACGAGATGCTGGCGGAGCCGGTCGCCACCAAGACCCTCCAGGCGCTGGAGAGGGACCTGCAGCGCAAGGTCCGGAGGATCTACAGCAAGCCCGTGCAGTGGTGGAGGGCGGAGGACCAGTAG